The stretch of DNA CGCTTACGAAGCGGTTAAGCAGGCGCTGGCGTACCATATCGTTGATGGCGTTATTGGCGCGCACGTTGATGGTTTCGCTGGTTTGTTCAAAACCGTCGCTCACGTGGCGAAACGCATCAATGAGTTCTCCCTCGCTCAGCTCACCGTCAAGACGCTCGCCGTTTAAGGTGGCAACGGCCAGCAAAAACGTCAGGCGCTCGGTGGGCAGCGAAATCGAAAAATCATTTTTCCTGGCCCAGGCAACCAGTTCAGGCACTGTCTGGGAAAAATCACTCATAATTTATCCTTGGCTCTGCGGCTTAAACGCGGTTACGTGAATATAGCGGCCGAGACTGATAAACGGCTCCTGCCGGCAATAACGCGTCTCCAGCGTCAGCAAATCGTCAAAACCATCTCGTTGTTTGTGTTTATCTCGCAGGTAGTCGTGGAACACCCGCACGCCGGTTTTACCGGTAATTTGCCAGCCAATTTGCTCCAGCCAGTGGTAAACCTGTTCTGGCTGCAGCGGATTGTCGGGCGAAAGGGTTTTGCGCTTATTTTTTTTCATCCCCTGCAGCACATATTCGAAGTTCCCGACGAACATGTTTCGCATCAGCAGGCCGTTTGCATTGTAGAACATTAGCGACAAAGTGCCGCCGGGACGCAAACAATCCCAAAGCGCTTTTAGCACGGCCTGAGGGTCAGTGACCCACTCGAGCACCGCATGAAACAATATCAGATCAACCGGGCTTTCCAAACGTTGGGCCATATCCTGAGCGGCAGATTGTACAAAATGCATGTTGTCGCTCACACCTTTATCCTGGGCGAGCATTTTTGCACGTGCAATCATCCCGGCGGACACATCACAAAGCACAACTTCATGACCCCGCTCGGCAAATCGGGTCGCCGTTTGCCCTTCCCCTCCGCCGGCATCCAGCACCCTTATGGCTGCAGGTTGGGTAGCAAGAAAAGCATCCAGATCCTGCCAGAGGATCGCCTGCCGCAACTGGCCTTTGGTTGTGCCATAGATATTGTGCGAAAACTTCTCGGCAATATCGTCAAAATTGCGGTCACCCATGGGTACAGCTCCGTGGCAAAAGAGGTCATCTGACAAAACCGCTATTTTGGCACAGCCGGGACGAGAATGAACCCATCTGGTGTAATATCACAGGCGTTTACCTGCCGGATGGTTAAAAAGGATCCGAAATTCATGCTTTTTATACTGAAAAAAATCATTGGCGGGATGTTGCTGCCCCTGCCTTTCCTGCTGTTGACCATGGGCGTTAGCCTGGCGCTGCTGTGGTTTACCCGCTGGCAGAAAACGGCCAAAGGATTACTTACCGCAAGCTGGCTGGTGCTTTTCCTGATTAGCCTGCAGCCCGTTGCCGACTGGATGTTAAAACCTATTGAAGACACTTACGCCACTCGCCAGCAGGGTGATAACGCGCGCTACATCGTGGTGCTGGGCGGCGGCTATACGTGGAACCCGGACTGGGCTCCCAGCTCCAACCTGATCAACAACAGTTTACCGCGACTCACCGAAGCGATTCGTCTGAAACAGCTGAATCCAGGGGCAAAACTTATCTTTACCGGAGCCAGGGCGATGACCAATGCCGTTAGCACGGCGGAGGCCGGTGCCAGGGTTGCGGAAAGTCTTGGGATTTCCAGAGAGGACATCATCACCCTCGATTCCCCCAAAGATACTGAAGAGGAAGCGCACGCCGTGGCGAAGCTGATAGGCCAGCAGCCGTTTATCCTGGTGACATCCGCTTCGCATCTTCCACGCGCGATGATCTTCTTCACCCAAGCCGGGCTACATCCGCTCCCGGCACCGGCCAATCAGCTGGCGATAACCTCTCCGCTTAATCCGTGGGAGAAGGCTATCCCCGACTCGGTATGGCTGATGCACAGCGAGCGCGTGGGCTATGAAACGCTGGGACGCATCTGGCAATGGCTGAAAGGCTCCTCAGGAGAGCCAGGGCAGTAGCGACTTCGACGCATTATCAAAGACCGGCCGGTTCAAACGGCCGGTTTGCAACAGCTGAGCCACCTCATCCCACAATACATACAGCCAGCGCCGCCACAGGAAAGACTCGGCTACCG from Cedecea neteri encodes:
- the cmoM gene encoding tRNA uridine 5-oxyacetic acid(34) methyltransferase CmoM, which codes for MGDRNFDDIAEKFSHNIYGTTKGQLRQAILWQDLDAFLATQPAAIRVLDAGGGEGQTATRFAERGHEVVLCDVSAGMIARAKMLAQDKGVSDNMHFVQSAAQDMAQRLESPVDLILFHAVLEWVTDPQAVLKALWDCLRPGGTLSLMFYNANGLLMRNMFVGNFEYVLQGMKKNKRKTLSPDNPLQPEQVYHWLEQIGWQITGKTGVRVFHDYLRDKHKQRDGFDDLLTLETRYCRQEPFISLGRYIHVTAFKPQSQG
- the elyC gene encoding envelope biogenesis factor ElyC, with translation MLFILKKIIGGMLLPLPFLLLTMGVSLALLWFTRWQKTAKGLLTASWLVLFLISLQPVADWMLKPIEDTYATRQQGDNARYIVVLGGGYTWNPDWAPSSNLINNSLPRLTEAIRLKQLNPGAKLIFTGARAMTNAVSTAEAGARVAESLGISREDIITLDSPKDTEEEAHAVAKLIGQQPFILVTSASHLPRAMIFFTQAGLHPLPAPANQLAITSPLNPWEKAIPDSVWLMHSERVGYETLGRIWQWLKGSSGEPGQ